One Luteibacter sp. 9135 DNA segment encodes these proteins:
- a CDS encoding ShlB/FhaC/HecB family hemolysin secretion/activation protein, whose amino-acid sequence MNRWFGFLIGVVVVCSAQGQVRAPANPLQTLPRTETPRQAPVKVNVEAPSQAVEALLARHLTPTRFDVTGVKSIPFDKVAAEFAPIRGKDTTVRDLIAAADRVTAMYKQAGYALSFAFVPNQNFSGGVVRVAVVEGYVSEVRVTGDAGNMESRIRAIASHVVGERPLRQDTFERYTQLLGQLPGLTIGANVPPPTTTDGATRLELSAKRQRYDVSYGMDLNHPGAQGVFTLLENGATPLGEQVSLSTLFPNGGGQRLYVLGYMQPFGSQGWQGKVDATRYWGTPDTDNQLPAYLDHRLTQDRLALSAVYPLVLTNSKRLNLTMGIYASKQDDRYRNTLNGAMVALQSSVRVLNAELSWLQVGTQRTQQFSAAVFHGFAGMGAYSRAVSNTGPLAIATPDVSFTRYTTSMTWAEQWKHRFGTVFRATGQYSDNALPSTEQINFGGPSYAYAYDPGDAAGDSGWAASAEVNRSFVIGSRWVKSVVPYVVYQSAHVYLNGARPLIDKLDSAAVGVRVSDNRHYSVDFALARPTGDRPPESNDRDTRWNLTFSYKLM is encoded by the coding sequence ATGAATCGATGGTTCGGCTTCCTTATCGGTGTGGTCGTCGTGTGTTCCGCGCAGGGGCAGGTGCGTGCCCCTGCCAATCCGCTGCAAACCCTTCCCCGTACCGAGACGCCCAGGCAGGCGCCGGTCAAGGTGAACGTCGAAGCGCCCAGCCAGGCCGTCGAGGCGTTGCTGGCCCGTCACCTGACGCCCACCCGTTTCGACGTGACGGGCGTGAAATCCATCCCGTTCGACAAGGTGGCCGCCGAGTTTGCGCCGATACGCGGCAAGGACACCACGGTTCGCGACCTGATCGCCGCCGCCGACCGCGTCACGGCGATGTACAAGCAGGCCGGCTACGCGCTGTCGTTCGCGTTCGTGCCCAACCAGAACTTCTCCGGCGGCGTGGTGCGTGTGGCCGTCGTGGAAGGCTATGTGTCCGAGGTGCGCGTCACCGGCGATGCCGGCAACATGGAGTCGCGCATCCGTGCCATCGCCTCGCACGTGGTCGGCGAGCGGCCGCTGCGGCAGGACACCTTCGAGCGTTACACCCAATTGCTGGGCCAGTTGCCCGGGCTGACCATCGGCGCGAACGTGCCGCCGCCCACCACGACCGACGGTGCAACCCGCCTGGAACTGAGCGCGAAGCGGCAGCGCTACGACGTCAGCTACGGCATGGACCTCAACCACCCCGGTGCGCAGGGCGTGTTCACGCTGCTGGAAAACGGTGCCACGCCGCTGGGCGAGCAAGTGAGCCTGTCCACGCTGTTTCCGAACGGCGGCGGCCAGCGCCTCTACGTGCTCGGGTACATGCAGCCGTTCGGCTCGCAGGGCTGGCAGGGCAAGGTGGACGCCACCCGCTATTGGGGTACGCCCGACACCGACAACCAGTTGCCGGCGTACCTGGATCACCGGCTCACCCAGGACCGGCTCGCCCTTTCGGCCGTCTATCCGCTGGTGCTGACCAACAGCAAGCGTTTGAACCTGACGATGGGGATCTATGCTTCGAAGCAGGACGATCGCTACCGCAACACGCTCAACGGCGCGATGGTGGCATTGCAATCGAGCGTTCGCGTGCTGAACGCCGAGTTGTCGTGGTTGCAGGTGGGCACGCAGCGCACGCAGCAGTTCAGCGCCGCGGTGTTCCACGGCTTCGCGGGCATGGGTGCGTATTCCCGCGCGGTCAGCAACACCGGTCCGCTGGCCATTGCCACGCCCGATGTCAGCTTTACACGCTACACGACCAGCATGACCTGGGCCGAACAGTGGAAGCACCGCTTCGGCACGGTATTCCGGGCGACCGGGCAATACAGCGACAACGCCTTGCCATCGACCGAGCAGATCAACTTCGGTGGACCGAGCTACGCCTATGCGTACGATCCCGGCGACGCGGCGGGCGACAGCGGCTGGGCCGCCTCGGCGGAAGTGAACCGCAGCTTCGTCATCGGCAGCCGCTGGGTCAAGTCCGTGGTGCCGTACGTCGTGTACCAGAGCGCTCACGTTTACCTCAATGGCGCGCGTCCCCTGATCGACAAGCTGGACTCGGCGGCGGTCGGGGTGAGGGTGTCGGACAACCGGCACTATTCGGTGGATTTCGCGCTGGCCCGCCCCACGGGCGACCGGCCGCCGGAAAGTAACGATCGCGATACGCGGTGGAACCTGACCTTCAGCTACAAGCTGATGTAG
- the phbB gene encoding acetoacetyl-CoA reductase: MTQRTALVTGGTGGIGTALVRYLARQGHRVATNYRDEARATAWREDMIRDGIDVVMVPGDVADPNAAEAMVREVEALAGPVEILINNAGITRDTTFHKMDYQQWTEVVNTNLNACFNVTRPVIEGMRLRQWGRIVQISSINGQKGQYGQANYAAAKAGMHGFTISLAQENARFGITVNTVSPGYVGTDMVMAVPEDIRAKIVAQIPVGRLGRPEEIAHAVAFLTSEDSGWITGSNLAINGGHYMGW; the protein is encoded by the coding sequence ATCACGCAACGCACGGCACTGGTCACCGGGGGCACCGGCGGCATCGGTACGGCGCTGGTGCGCTACCTGGCCCGTCAGGGGCACCGGGTGGCGACAAACTACCGCGACGAGGCCCGCGCGACCGCCTGGCGCGAGGACATGATCCGCGATGGCATTGACGTGGTGATGGTGCCGGGCGACGTGGCCGACCCTAACGCTGCGGAAGCCATGGTCCGCGAGGTGGAAGCCCTGGCCGGCCCGGTGGAAATCCTCATCAACAACGCCGGCATCACGCGCGACACCACCTTCCACAAGATGGACTACCAGCAGTGGACCGAGGTGGTGAACACCAACCTCAATGCCTGCTTCAACGTCACCCGACCCGTCATCGAGGGCATGCGCCTGCGCCAGTGGGGCCGCATCGTGCAGATCAGCTCGATCAACGGGCAGAAGGGCCAGTACGGCCAGGCCAACTACGCCGCCGCCAAGGCGGGGATGCACGGCTTCACGATTTCGCTGGCCCAGGAAAACGCGCGCTTCGGCATCACGGTCAACACCGTGTCACCCGGCTACGTGGGTACCGACATGGTGATGGCGGTGCCTGAAGACATCCGCGCGAAGATCGTCGCGCAGATTCCGGTCGGGCGCCTGGGGCGCCCGGAGGAAATCGCCCATGCGGTGGCCTTCCTGACGTCGGAGGACTCCGGCTGGATCACCGGGTCCAACCTCGCCATCAACGGCGGTCACTACATGGGCTGGTAA
- the gluQRS gene encoding tRNA glutamyl-Q(34) synthetase GluQRS, protein MAPPPPSRYRGRFAPSPTGALHLGSLVTAVGSWLVARHHGGDWLVRMEDIDPPREVPGAAADILSTLHAFGLVADEPPVFQSDRGTLYAAAFAQLRDQGDLFPCGCSRADLAPYGGVHRDGRCVAPPDPSRPVAWRLRTPDIDLAWTDDLQGPQAENLRETAGDFVIRRVEGLWSYQLACVVDDAGQGITHVVRGADLLESTARQHYLQRRLGLPSPGYLHLPLVCDAEGRKLSKSAASWPMDPADPLPALRLALAQLGVPSHSAATRPERFLHDALAVFDPASLRRSSLTHTPTL, encoded by the coding sequence GTGGCACCACCGCCTCCTTCCCGCTATCGGGGACGCTTCGCCCCCTCCCCCACCGGCGCGCTGCACCTGGGCTCGCTGGTGACGGCGGTCGGCAGCTGGCTGGTCGCGCGGCACCACGGGGGCGACTGGCTGGTGCGCATGGAGGACATCGACCCGCCACGCGAAGTGCCCGGCGCGGCGGCGGACATCCTCTCGACGCTGCACGCGTTCGGCCTGGTCGCGGACGAGCCGCCGGTGTTCCAGTCCGATCGGGGCACCCTGTACGCCGCGGCCTTCGCGCAATTGCGGGACCAGGGCGACCTCTTCCCCTGCGGGTGCAGCCGCGCCGACCTGGCACCCTACGGCGGCGTGCACCGCGATGGCCGCTGCGTGGCGCCGCCCGATCCCTCGCGTCCCGTGGCGTGGCGGCTGCGCACGCCGGACATCGACCTCGCCTGGACCGACGACCTGCAGGGCCCGCAAGCGGAAAACCTCCGTGAGACGGCAGGCGACTTCGTCATCCGCCGGGTGGAGGGGCTGTGGTCCTACCAGCTGGCCTGCGTGGTGGACGATGCCGGGCAAGGCATCACCCATGTCGTGCGCGGTGCCGACCTGCTCGAGTCCACCGCCCGCCAGCACTACCTCCAGCGCCGGCTCGGCCTGCCATCGCCCGGTTACCTGCACCTGCCCCTGGTGTGCGACGCGGAGGGGCGCAAGCTGTCCAAATCGGCGGCATCGTGGCCGATGGACCCGGCCGATCCGCTGCCTGCCCTTCGCCTTGCGCTGGCGCAGCTGGGGGTGCCGTCCCACTCTGCGGCCACCCGCCCGGAGCGCTTCCTGCACGATGCCCTGGCGGTCTTCGACCCTGCGTCGCTTCGCCGCAGTAGTCTTACCCACACGCCGACGCTATAA
- a CDS encoding catalase family protein, translating to MPLSLTPPPILFDESLEQVAPDEAETAEQLIETLTRINETTLEHEKHAYRSVHAKSHGLLTGELVVPDGLPSELAQGIFSKPGRYPVVMRLSTVPGDILDDSVSTPRGMSIKIIGVEGDRLPGSEGDATQDFVMVNGPTFGAPTAKKFAGTLKLVAATTDRAEGAKKVISAVFRGTERLIEAFGGKSSTLLALGGQPETNPLGDTYYSQAPIRFGDYVVKVSVAPHSPNLTALTDAELNVNGKPDGLRDAMVEHFAREGGEWDVRVQFCTDSESMPIEDASVAWSEEKSPYIDVARIVLQPQSAWDEARKQAIDDGLSFSPWHGVAAHRPLGSVMRARRVAYSVMAKFRAHHNGLAISEPRSLDDLKL from the coding sequence ATGCCCCTCTCGTTGACGCCGCCGCCCATCCTTTTCGACGAATCGCTCGAGCAAGTCGCACCCGATGAGGCGGAGACCGCCGAACAGCTGATCGAGACGTTGACCCGCATCAACGAGACGACGCTGGAGCACGAGAAACACGCTTACCGTTCCGTGCATGCGAAGAGCCACGGCCTGCTTACAGGTGAACTGGTGGTGCCGGACGGCCTGCCGTCTGAACTCGCGCAGGGCATTTTCTCGAAGCCCGGGCGCTATCCGGTGGTGATGCGCCTGTCGACCGTGCCGGGCGACATCCTCGACGACAGCGTGTCGACACCGCGCGGCATGTCGATCAAGATCATCGGCGTGGAAGGCGACCGTCTGCCCGGCAGCGAAGGCGATGCCACGCAGGACTTCGTCATGGTCAACGGCCCGACATTCGGCGCGCCCACGGCGAAGAAGTTCGCCGGCACGCTCAAGCTGGTGGCCGCCACCACCGACCGGGCGGAAGGGGCGAAGAAAGTCATTTCCGCCGTGTTTCGCGGCACCGAGCGCCTGATCGAGGCGTTCGGCGGCAAGAGCTCCACGCTGCTGGCGCTGGGTGGCCAGCCCGAGACCAACCCGCTGGGCGATACGTACTACAGCCAGGCGCCGATCCGTTTCGGCGACTACGTGGTCAAGGTGTCCGTGGCCCCACATTCGCCGAACCTCACCGCGCTCACCGATGCCGAACTGAACGTCAACGGCAAGCCCGACGGCCTGCGTGACGCGATGGTCGAGCATTTCGCGCGCGAGGGTGGCGAGTGGGATGTCCGCGTGCAGTTCTGCACCGATAGCGAGAGCATGCCGATCGAGGACGCATCGGTGGCCTGGTCGGAAGAGAAAAGCCCGTACATCGACGTGGCCCGCATCGTGTTGCAGCCGCAGTCCGCATGGGATGAAGCGCGCAAGCAGGCGATCGACGATGGGTTGTCCTTCAGCCCCTGGCACGGCGTGGCGGCGCACCGCCCGCTGGGTTCGGTGATGCGCGCGCGACGCGTGGCCTACAGCGTGATGGCGAAGTTCCGCGCTCACCATAACGGTCTTGCGATCAGCGAGCCGAGGTCCCTGGACGACCTCAAGCTCTGA